The proteins below are encoded in one region of Podarcis raffonei isolate rPodRaf1 chromosome 8, rPodRaf1.pri, whole genome shotgun sequence:
- the KLHL21 gene encoding kelch-like protein 21 has product MEPTTGEEATAEEAAHASALLRGLCALRAERALLDVTLLAGGGEFGAHRAVLAAASGYFRAMFGGGLREARAARVRLHGVEPECLALLLDFAYTGRVASPGGPELAERLLRAADLLQFPAVKAACGAWLAARLEPAAALEMQEFGEAFACAPLAAAARRCVLRHAAESEGELAAQMERLPLPRLLSYLRDDALRVPKEEAAFELALRWVRAEPAARAPLLPQLLAHVRLPFVRRFALLAHVEGEPLVARSEACLRLVAEARLFQAGRLDRHDRAPCARLRPRPSTGLAEILVLLGGCDRDCDELVTVDCFNPRTGHWRYLAEFPEHLGGGYSAAALGNDIYVTGGSDGSRLYDCVWRYNSSVNEWTEVSPMLKAREYHSSVVLDGLLYVVASDSTERYDHTLDSWEPLQPMLYPMDNCSTTACRGKLYATGSLSGKESMVMQCYDPESDLWSLVNCGQLPPWSFAPKTVTLSGLMYFVRDDSAEVDVYNPAKNEWDKIPPMLQVHVGGSLAVLGGKLYVSGGYDNTFELSAMLESYDPETRKWSLAGQLPEPIFWHSSVSIFRQFMPETLEEGEERPLDNAISLNRQRQNLHNLNLNELR; this is encoded by the exons ATGGAGCCGACGACGGGCGAAGAGGCGACGGCGGAGGAGGCGGCGCACGCGTCGGCGCTGCTCCGGGGCCTGTGCGCGCTACGGGCGGAGCGGGCGCTGCTGGACGTGACGCTGCTGGCGGGCGGCGGGGAGTTCGGCGCCCACCGGGCAGTGCTGGCGGCGGCCTCGGGCTACTTCCGCGCCATGTTCGGCGGCGGGCTGCGGGAGGCGCGCGCGGCGCGGGTGCGGCTGCACGGCGTGGAGCCCGAGTGCCTGGCCCTGCTGCTCGACTTCGCCTACACGGGCCGAGTGGCGTCTCCCGGCGGGCCGGAGCTGGCCGAGCGCCTGCTGCGCGCCGCCGACCTGCTCCAATTCCCGGCCGTCAAGGCGGCGTGCGGGGCCTGGCTAGCGGCGCGCCTGGAGCCGGCCGCCGCCCTGGAGATGCAGGAGTTCGGCGAGGCCTTCGCGTGCGCCCCGctggccgccgccgcccgccGCTGCGTCCTGCGCCACGCCGCCGAGAGCGAGGGCGAGCTGGCGGCGCAGATGGAGCGCCTCCCGCTGCCGCGGCTGCTCTCGTACCTGCGCGACGACGCGCTCCGCGTGCCCAAGGAGGAGGCGGCCTTCGAGCTGGCGCTGCGCTGGGTGCGCGCCGAGCCGGCAGCCCGCGCTCCGCTCCTGCCCCAGCTCCTGGCGCACGTCCGGCTGCCCTTTGTGCGCCGCTTCGCCCTCCTGGCCCACGTCGAGGGCGAGCCGCTGGTGGCGCGCTCCGAGGCCTGCCTGCGCCTGGTAGCCGAGGCGCGCCTCTTCCAGGCCGGCCGCCTGGACCGCCACGACCGCGCGCCCTGCGCCCGTCTCCGCCCGCGCCCTTCCACCGGCCTGGCCGAGATCCTCGTCCTCCTCGGCGGCTGCGACCGCGACTGCGACGAGCTCGTCACCGTCGACTGCTTCAACCCCCGCACGGGACACTGGCGCTACCTGGCCGAGTTCCCCGAGCACCTCGGAGGAGGCTACAGCGCCGCCGCCCTGGGCAACGACATCTATGTTACTG GAGGTTCTGATGGCTCGAGGCTCTACGACTGCGTCTGGCGCTACAACTCCAGCGTGAACGAGTGGACGGAGGTGTCTCCCATGCTGAAAGCCCGCGAATACCACAGCTCCGTGGTCCTGGACGGGCTGCTCTATGTGGTAGCTTCCGACAGCACCGAGCGCTACGACCACACGCTGGACTCCTGGGAGCCCCTGCAGCCAATGCTCTACCCCATGGACAATTGCTCCACCACCGCCTGCCGCGGAAAGCTCTATGCCACCGGCTCCTTGTCCGGCAAGGAGTCCATGGTCATGCAGTGCTATGACCCCGAGTCGGACCTGTGGTCCCTGGTGAACtgcgggcagctgcccccctggtcGTTCGCACCCAAGACCGTCACTCTCAGCGGGCTGATGTATTTTGTCAG GGATGACTCTGCTGAAGTTGACGTCTACAACCCAGCAAAGAACGAATGGGACAAGATCCCTCCAATGCTCCAG GTGCACGTTGGAGGGAGCTTGGCCGTCCTGGGAGGAAAGCTCTACGTCTCCGGCGGCTACGACAACACCTTTGAACTCTCGGCGATGCTGGAGTCCTACGATCCGGAGACCCGCAAGTGGAGCTTGGCTGGCCAGCTGCCCGAACCGATTTTCTGGCACAGCAGCGTCAGCATTTTCCGCCAGTTCATGCCCGAGACGCTGGAAGAGGGCGAGGAGCGCCCCTTGGACAACGCCATCAGCCTGAACCGCCAGCGCCAGAACCTCCACAACCTGAACCTGAACGAGTTGCGCTAG
- the ZBTB48 gene encoding telomere zinc finger-associated protein isoform X3 — protein MEGSFVQHSVRVLQELNKQRESGQYCDATLAVGSLVFKAHWSVLACCSSFFRSMYDGASSRIILPETFVEIFTLLLDFFYTGHLAITADNWEKLLEAAKELCIPEAVRLCQEFKPGSLDGGDQNGPFLLAKDLGGRSQALAETQGEPALGGAVPPGDTAREASPSPCIRGSKVAQGQRESPCLLRGRLKRSPKIIALSNAGEVKSAPECKELLKRPLKRGAAEDAGANHEVACGAPGSNDLTAEDEGGGSKERDEDYIPGKKSVRTKRRTHLSRKPSSSKTAGNSGMLEAGVLGSRRGATGPVECPTCHKSFLSKYYLKVHNRKHTGEKPFECSKCGKCYFRKENLLEHEARNCMNRSEQVFTCSVCQEMFKRRMELRVHMVSHTGEMPYKCSSCIQQFMQKKDLQSHLIKLHGAPKPHACSACSKCFLSRTELHLHEAFKHRGEKLFVCEECGHRASSRNGLQMHIKAKHRNERPYVCEFCQHAFTQKANLNMHLRTHTGEKPFQCHLCGKTFRTQASLDKHNRTHTGERPFSCEFCDQKFTERGPLLRHIASRHQEGRPHFCQICGKTFKAVEQLRVHVRRHKGVRKFECTECGYKFTRQAHLRRHMEIHDRVENYNPRQRKLRNLIIEDEKAVVVALQPPHTLEGGSAEEVVAESLGHGSLSEELPVQRLSSNENFGPPDVIEQSLIITIPDDCET, from the exons ATGGAGGGCTCCTTTGTCCAGCACAGTGTGCGTGTCCTGCAGGAACTCAACAAGCAGCGGGAGAGTGGACAGTACTGCGATGCCACCCTGGCAGTGGGCAGCTTGGTGTTCAAGGCTCACTGGAGTGTCTTGGCGTGCTGCAGCTCCTTCTTCCGGAGCATGTACGACGGAGCTTCCAGCAGAATCATCCTGCCAGAGACCTTTGTGGAGATCTTTACGCTCCTCCTCGACTTCTTCTACACAGGCCACTTGGCCATCACCGCGGACAACTGGGAGAAACTTCTCGAGGCAGCCAAGGAACTCTGCATCCCAGAGGCAGTCAGGCTTTGCCAGGAGTTCAAGCCTGGGAGCTTGGACGGCGGCGACCAGAATGGCCCGTTTCTGCTCGCAAAGGACCTTGGGGGTCGCTCCCAAGCGCTAGCCGAGACGCAGGGAGAGCCGGCCCTTGGTGGCGCTGTGCCCCCAGGTGACACTGCTCGAGAAGCCAGCCCGAGCCCCTGCATCCGGGGCAGCAAAGTGGCCCAGGGCCAAAGAGAGAGCCCCTGTCTCCTTCGGGGAAGGCTGAAAAGGTCCCCCAAAATAATAGCACTGAGCAATGCAGGTGAAGTAAAGAGCGCCCCGGAATGTAAGGAGCTCCTAAAAAGGCCACTGAAAAGAGGAGCCGCCGAGGATGCGGGCGCCAATCATGAGGTGGCGTGTGGA GCTCCCGGCTCAAATGACCTGACCGCCGAAGATGAAGGAGGAGGGAGCAAGGAAAGGGATGAGGATTACATTCCTGGGAAGAAGAGCGTGAGGACCAAAAGGCGAACTCACCTGTCCAGGAAGCCCAGCAGCTCCAAGACTGCTGGGAACAGCGGCATGCTGGAAGCCGGGGTGCTGGGAAGCCGCAGGGGTGCGACGGGACCAGTTGAATGCCCCACTTGCCACAAGTCCTTTCTCAGCAAGTACTATCTCAAGGTGCACAACAG GAAGCACACTGGTGAGAAGCCCTTTGAATGTTCAAAGTGTGGGAAATGCTACTTCCGGAAGGAGAACCTGCTGGAGCACGAAGCCAGGAACTGCATGAACCGTTCAGAGCAG GTTTTCACCTGCTCTGTCTGTCAAGAGATGTTCAAGAGGCGGATGGAGCTCCGTGTGCACATGGTGTCCCATACAGGAGAGATGCCTTATAAG TGCTCTTCCTGCATCCAGCAGTTCATGCAGAAGAAGGACCTGCAGAGCCACCTCATCAAGCTACATGGGGCCCCCAAGCCGCACGCG tGCTCTGCCTGCTCCAAGTGCTTCCTGTCGCGGACGGAGCTACACCTCCACGAGGCCTTCAAGCACCGCGGGGAGAAGCTGTTTGTCTGCGAGGAGTGCGGCCACAGGGCTTCGAGTCGCAACGGGTTGCAGATGCACATCAAAGCTAAGCATAG GAACGAGCGCCCCTATGTCTGCGAGTTCTGCCAGCACGCCTTCACCCAGAAGGCCAACCTCAACATGCACTTGCgcacccacacaggggagaagcccttccAGTGCCACCTCTGCGGCAAAACCTTTCGCACACAAG CAAGCCTGGACAAGCACAACCGGACCCACACAGGCGAGCGTCCCTTCAGCTGCGAGTTTTGTGACCAAAAGTTCACCGAGAGAGGCCCCCTGCTGAGGCACATTGCCAGCCGGCACCAGGAAGGGAGGCCCCACTTCTGCCAGATCTGTGGGAAGACTTTCAAAG CTGTGGAGCAACTGCGTGTCCACGTCCGTCGGCACAAAGGGGTGAGGAAGTTCGAATGCACGGAATGTGGCTACAAGTTCACACGGCAG GCCCACTTGAGACGCCACATGGAGATCCACGACCGGGTGGAGAACTACAACCCCCGCCAGAGGAAGCTGCGGAACCTGATCATCGAGGACGAGAAGGCCGTGGTGGTGGCCCTGCAGCCCCCTCACACTCTGGAGGGAGGCTCTGCCGAGGAAGTCGTGGCGGAGTCACTCGGCCACGGCTCCCTGAGCGAGGAGCTCCCTGTACAGAGACTCTCTTCGAACGAGAACTTTGGTCCCCCGGATGTGATCGAACAGTCGCTGATCATTACCATCCCAGATGACTGTGAGACGTAG
- the ZBTB48 gene encoding telomere zinc finger-associated protein isoform X1, producing MEGSFVQHSVRVLQELNKQRESGQYCDATLAVGSLVFKAHWSVLACCSSFFRSMYDGASSRIILPETFVEIFTLLLDFFYTGHLAITADNWEKLLEAAKELCIPEAVRLCQEFKPGSLDGGDQNGPFLLAKDLGGRSQALAETQGEPALGGAVPPGDTAREASPSPCIRGSKVAQGQRESPCLLRGRLKRSPKIIALSNAGEVKSAPECKELLKRPLKRGAAEDAGANHERETQEAPGSNDLTAEDEGGGSKERDEDYIPGKKSVRTKRRTHLSRKPSSSKTAGNSGMLEAGVLGSRRGATGPVECPTCHKSFLSKYYLKVHNRQHTGEKPFECSKCGKCYFRKENLLEHEARNCMNRSEQVFTCSVCQEMFKRRMELRVHMVSHTGEMPYKCSSCIQQFMQKKDLQSHLIKLHGAPKPHACSACSKCFLSRTELHLHEAFKHRGEKLFVCEECGHRASSRNGLQMHIKAKHRNERPYVCEFCQHAFTQKANLNMHLRTHTGEKPFQCHLCGKTFRTQASLDKHNRTHTGERPFSCEFCDQKFTERGPLLRHIASRHQEGRPHFCQICGKTFKAVEQLRVHVRRHKGVRKFECTECGYKFTRQAHLRRHMEIHDRVENYNPRQRKLRNLIIEDEKAVVVALQPPHTLEGGSAEEVVAESLGHGSLSEELPVQRLSSNENFGPPDVIEQSLIITIPDDCET from the exons ATGGAGGGCTCCTTTGTCCAGCACAGTGTGCGTGTCCTGCAGGAACTCAACAAGCAGCGGGAGAGTGGACAGTACTGCGATGCCACCCTGGCAGTGGGCAGCTTGGTGTTCAAGGCTCACTGGAGTGTCTTGGCGTGCTGCAGCTCCTTCTTCCGGAGCATGTACGACGGAGCTTCCAGCAGAATCATCCTGCCAGAGACCTTTGTGGAGATCTTTACGCTCCTCCTCGACTTCTTCTACACAGGCCACTTGGCCATCACCGCGGACAACTGGGAGAAACTTCTCGAGGCAGCCAAGGAACTCTGCATCCCAGAGGCAGTCAGGCTTTGCCAGGAGTTCAAGCCTGGGAGCTTGGACGGCGGCGACCAGAATGGCCCGTTTCTGCTCGCAAAGGACCTTGGGGGTCGCTCCCAAGCGCTAGCCGAGACGCAGGGAGAGCCGGCCCTTGGTGGCGCTGTGCCCCCAGGTGACACTGCTCGAGAAGCCAGCCCGAGCCCCTGCATCCGGGGCAGCAAAGTGGCCCAGGGCCAAAGAGAGAGCCCCTGTCTCCTTCGGGGAAGGCTGAAAAGGTCCCCCAAAATAATAGCACTGAGCAATGCAGGTGAAGTAAAGAGCGCCCCGGAATGTAAGGAGCTCCTAAAAAGGCCACTGAAAAGAGGAGCCGCCGAGGATGCGGGCGCCAATCATGAG CGGGAAACGCAGGAGGCTCCCGGCTCAAATGACCTGACCGCCGAAGATGAAGGAGGAGGGAGCAAGGAAAGGGATGAGGATTACATTCCTGGGAAGAAGAGCGTGAGGACCAAAAGGCGAACTCACCTGTCCAGGAAGCCCAGCAGCTCCAAGACTGCTGGGAACAGCGGCATGCTGGAAGCCGGGGTGCTGGGAAGCCGCAGGGGTGCGACGGGACCAGTTGAATGCCCCACTTGCCACAAGTCCTTTCTCAGCAAGTACTATCTCAAGGTGCACAACAGGCAA CACACTGGTGAGAAGCCCTTTGAATGTTCAAAGTGTGGGAAATGCTACTTCCGGAAGGAGAACCTGCTGGAGCACGAAGCCAGGAACTGCATGAACCGTTCAGAGCAG GTTTTCACCTGCTCTGTCTGTCAAGAGATGTTCAAGAGGCGGATGGAGCTCCGTGTGCACATGGTGTCCCATACAGGAGAGATGCCTTATAAG TGCTCTTCCTGCATCCAGCAGTTCATGCAGAAGAAGGACCTGCAGAGCCACCTCATCAAGCTACATGGGGCCCCCAAGCCGCACGCG tGCTCTGCCTGCTCCAAGTGCTTCCTGTCGCGGACGGAGCTACACCTCCACGAGGCCTTCAAGCACCGCGGGGAGAAGCTGTTTGTCTGCGAGGAGTGCGGCCACAGGGCTTCGAGTCGCAACGGGTTGCAGATGCACATCAAAGCTAAGCATAG GAACGAGCGCCCCTATGTCTGCGAGTTCTGCCAGCACGCCTTCACCCAGAAGGCCAACCTCAACATGCACTTGCgcacccacacaggggagaagcccttccAGTGCCACCTCTGCGGCAAAACCTTTCGCACACAAG CAAGCCTGGACAAGCACAACCGGACCCACACAGGCGAGCGTCCCTTCAGCTGCGAGTTTTGTGACCAAAAGTTCACCGAGAGAGGCCCCCTGCTGAGGCACATTGCCAGCCGGCACCAGGAAGGGAGGCCCCACTTCTGCCAGATCTGTGGGAAGACTTTCAAAG CTGTGGAGCAACTGCGTGTCCACGTCCGTCGGCACAAAGGGGTGAGGAAGTTCGAATGCACGGAATGTGGCTACAAGTTCACACGGCAG GCCCACTTGAGACGCCACATGGAGATCCACGACCGGGTGGAGAACTACAACCCCCGCCAGAGGAAGCTGCGGAACCTGATCATCGAGGACGAGAAGGCCGTGGTGGTGGCCCTGCAGCCCCCTCACACTCTGGAGGGAGGCTCTGCCGAGGAAGTCGTGGCGGAGTCACTCGGCCACGGCTCCCTGAGCGAGGAGCTCCCTGTACAGAGACTCTCTTCGAACGAGAACTTTGGTCCCCCGGATGTGATCGAACAGTCGCTGATCATTACCATCCCAGATGACTGTGAGACGTAG
- the ZBTB48 gene encoding telomere zinc finger-associated protein isoform X2: MEGSFVQHSVRVLQELNKQRESGQYCDATLAVGSLVFKAHWSVLACCSSFFRSMYDGASSRIILPETFVEIFTLLLDFFYTGHLAITADNWEKLLEAAKELCIPEAVRLCQEFKPGSLDGGDQNGPFLLAKDLGGRSQALAETQGEPALGGAVPPGDTAREASPSPCIRGSKVAQGQRESPCLLRGRLKRSPKIIALSNAGEVKSAPECKELLKRPLKRGAAEDAGANHERETQEAPGSNDLTAEDEGGGSKERDEDYIPGKKSVRTKRRTHLSRKPSSSKTAGNSGMLEAGVLGSRRGATGPVECPTCHKSFLSKYYLKVHNRKHTGEKPFECSKCGKCYFRKENLLEHEARNCMNRSEQVFTCSVCQEMFKRRMELRVHMVSHTGEMPYKCSSCIQQFMQKKDLQSHLIKLHGAPKPHACSACSKCFLSRTELHLHEAFKHRGEKLFVCEECGHRASSRNGLQMHIKAKHRNERPYVCEFCQHAFTQKANLNMHLRTHTGEKPFQCHLCGKTFRTQASLDKHNRTHTGERPFSCEFCDQKFTERGPLLRHIASRHQEGRPHFCQICGKTFKAVEQLRVHVRRHKGVRKFECTECGYKFTRQAHLRRHMEIHDRVENYNPRQRKLRNLIIEDEKAVVVALQPPHTLEGGSAEEVVAESLGHGSLSEELPVQRLSSNENFGPPDVIEQSLIITIPDDCET; this comes from the exons ATGGAGGGCTCCTTTGTCCAGCACAGTGTGCGTGTCCTGCAGGAACTCAACAAGCAGCGGGAGAGTGGACAGTACTGCGATGCCACCCTGGCAGTGGGCAGCTTGGTGTTCAAGGCTCACTGGAGTGTCTTGGCGTGCTGCAGCTCCTTCTTCCGGAGCATGTACGACGGAGCTTCCAGCAGAATCATCCTGCCAGAGACCTTTGTGGAGATCTTTACGCTCCTCCTCGACTTCTTCTACACAGGCCACTTGGCCATCACCGCGGACAACTGGGAGAAACTTCTCGAGGCAGCCAAGGAACTCTGCATCCCAGAGGCAGTCAGGCTTTGCCAGGAGTTCAAGCCTGGGAGCTTGGACGGCGGCGACCAGAATGGCCCGTTTCTGCTCGCAAAGGACCTTGGGGGTCGCTCCCAAGCGCTAGCCGAGACGCAGGGAGAGCCGGCCCTTGGTGGCGCTGTGCCCCCAGGTGACACTGCTCGAGAAGCCAGCCCGAGCCCCTGCATCCGGGGCAGCAAAGTGGCCCAGGGCCAAAGAGAGAGCCCCTGTCTCCTTCGGGGAAGGCTGAAAAGGTCCCCCAAAATAATAGCACTGAGCAATGCAGGTGAAGTAAAGAGCGCCCCGGAATGTAAGGAGCTCCTAAAAAGGCCACTGAAAAGAGGAGCCGCCGAGGATGCGGGCGCCAATCATGAG CGGGAAACGCAGGAGGCTCCCGGCTCAAATGACCTGACCGCCGAAGATGAAGGAGGAGGGAGCAAGGAAAGGGATGAGGATTACATTCCTGGGAAGAAGAGCGTGAGGACCAAAAGGCGAACTCACCTGTCCAGGAAGCCCAGCAGCTCCAAGACTGCTGGGAACAGCGGCATGCTGGAAGCCGGGGTGCTGGGAAGCCGCAGGGGTGCGACGGGACCAGTTGAATGCCCCACTTGCCACAAGTCCTTTCTCAGCAAGTACTATCTCAAGGTGCACAACAG GAAGCACACTGGTGAGAAGCCCTTTGAATGTTCAAAGTGTGGGAAATGCTACTTCCGGAAGGAGAACCTGCTGGAGCACGAAGCCAGGAACTGCATGAACCGTTCAGAGCAG GTTTTCACCTGCTCTGTCTGTCAAGAGATGTTCAAGAGGCGGATGGAGCTCCGTGTGCACATGGTGTCCCATACAGGAGAGATGCCTTATAAG TGCTCTTCCTGCATCCAGCAGTTCATGCAGAAGAAGGACCTGCAGAGCCACCTCATCAAGCTACATGGGGCCCCCAAGCCGCACGCG tGCTCTGCCTGCTCCAAGTGCTTCCTGTCGCGGACGGAGCTACACCTCCACGAGGCCTTCAAGCACCGCGGGGAGAAGCTGTTTGTCTGCGAGGAGTGCGGCCACAGGGCTTCGAGTCGCAACGGGTTGCAGATGCACATCAAAGCTAAGCATAG GAACGAGCGCCCCTATGTCTGCGAGTTCTGCCAGCACGCCTTCACCCAGAAGGCCAACCTCAACATGCACTTGCgcacccacacaggggagaagcccttccAGTGCCACCTCTGCGGCAAAACCTTTCGCACACAAG CAAGCCTGGACAAGCACAACCGGACCCACACAGGCGAGCGTCCCTTCAGCTGCGAGTTTTGTGACCAAAAGTTCACCGAGAGAGGCCCCCTGCTGAGGCACATTGCCAGCCGGCACCAGGAAGGGAGGCCCCACTTCTGCCAGATCTGTGGGAAGACTTTCAAAG CTGTGGAGCAACTGCGTGTCCACGTCCGTCGGCACAAAGGGGTGAGGAAGTTCGAATGCACGGAATGTGGCTACAAGTTCACACGGCAG GCCCACTTGAGACGCCACATGGAGATCCACGACCGGGTGGAGAACTACAACCCCCGCCAGAGGAAGCTGCGGAACCTGATCATCGAGGACGAGAAGGCCGTGGTGGTGGCCCTGCAGCCCCCTCACACTCTGGAGGGAGGCTCTGCCGAGGAAGTCGTGGCGGAGTCACTCGGCCACGGCTCCCTGAGCGAGGAGCTCCCTGTACAGAGACTCTCTTCGAACGAGAACTTTGGTCCCCCGGATGTGATCGAACAGTCGCTGATCATTACCATCCCAGATGACTGTGAGACGTAG